The Thermoanaerobaculia bacterium genomic sequence CGGCGTCCCGGCCTGGTAGGCCTTCCCGGCCCACGCCTGGCGTGTTCGCTTCAGGACGAGGGTTTCGCCCGTCTTCTTCTTCGGTGCGGTCGCGGCGGCGCCCGTCGCGGGCGGATGCTCCTGGTTCCAGAGCGCGCGGGCGCGGTAGTGGCCGTAGAGCCGCATGAACTCGGCGAAATAGGCGCCCGCGAGCGCGGGCGCGTCCTTGATCTCGAGCAGGTTCTCGTCGTTGTTGTGGAGGCTGTTGTTGCTCATGTTCGCGCTCCCCGTGTAGATCGTGGGGGAATCGGTGTCGGCGTCGATCACGAGGAACTTGTGGTGGACGTGGACGGCCGGTGTCCCGCCCCCGCCTTTCTTTCCGGCTCCCTTCGGCGGAGGATTCGTGCTCCACGCGCTGGTGTCGATCGCGCTGAACTCGGGAAGGAAGCCGGCCGGCGCCGAGCCGGGCCGGAAGTAGTTGTACGCGACGACCTTCCTGTCCTTTCGGGAGCGGTTGAAGACGGTGACCTGCACCTGCGCGGCGGGCGACGCTTCCTTCCCCGCCTTCGTCGGGTCCTCCGTTTTCCTCTTCTTCGTCGGGTCCGCGATGCTGTTGAGAAGGCCGTACATGATCTTCCCCTCGTCGCCGGCGGCGAGAAGGGCGTCGAGCAATGGCGCGTCCGTCGGGGAGAAGAGGCAGAAGATGACCGAGCTCTTCGCGCCTTCGACGGCCTTGACCACGGCGTCGATCGACGTCCGCCCCGATTCGGGCGAGAAGAAGACGCGGATCTTCGCCTTTTCGACGGGGATGGTTTTCGACCACTCTCCGTCGGGGGCGATGGCCGCGAGCGTCGGGTCCCCTCGCAGGAGCTCCTCGCGCGCCGCGTAGAGCCGGGCGAGCTCCGGGGACGCGAACGTGTGGAGGACGTTCGCCTGGGCCGTGATCGCTTCGGGAGTGAAGTTGGCGGACCCGGCGAGGACCGCCTGCGGCTTCCCCGATTGGCGGCGGACGATGAACTTGTCGTGCATGATGTTCGCCTTCGTGCGGGGATGGACGGCGAATTTCGCTCCCGCGAGCATGTCGGCGGCAGCCTTGCTCGCGTCGTCCGTCGGCTTCAGATAATACACGAGATCGCCGCGGCCGCCCGCCTCGCGGAATTTCTGCAGGGCGGGCATCACCCACCGCCGGTCGGTCAGGTGATAGATCGCGGCCTCGAGATCGCTCGCCGTTTCGAGGAAGTCCGGAATCGCCTCCTGCATTCCGTTGGCGAGCCAGTCCATCGCCGCCTCGAGCTTCTTTCCGGAGGGAGCCTTCCCGAACTCGGAGGAAAAAGACTGGGAGCTGACGACGGCGCGGTTGAAATACGTCCCGATGCCGTCCTCCACCTGCCGTGGAATCCGGACGTCGATCGTCGCTGCGGCGGCGTTCCGAAGGGCGAGATCGCCCGGGCCGGTGCCGAGGACCGGGATGACCTCGTAGGTGAGAGTCTTCCGCGGTCCGCGGTGGCGATCCCCGAGTCCCACCAGGCGAAGCGCTGGATGGGGCTCTGGTCGCTCGGTTTCGGGCGGTCGCCCTTCTTCGGCGGATCGAACCCGATCTTGTTCCAGAGAAAGTCGGGTTTCCCCGACTTTCCATGGCCCGGCGTCCGGCGGATGGCGAATCCGAGGAAATCGTCGTGATCGCCTCCCTGGGGCCAGTCGTAGGCGAGCAGGACGAGAGTGGGCGACGTGTAGGCTCGGACGCGAACGAGATCACTCGACGGACTCATGGTCGGTCCTCCCGTCTCTCACCCCTTCCCATCGCTTCCCGCTCGTTTCGGGGACAGGTCGAGCCGGAGGTCGAGCCGGCGGGGGGCCGGAACGGGGGGAGGCGTTCGGCTCCGAACCCGATCGGTCGCGCGGGAACGGAACCGTCAGTCCCCGAGCGCGATCTCGATCCAGTCGCCGGAATCCTCGAGCGCCTCGGCCCGGAGGATCGCCTCCTCGATCGACGCGGCGGTCAGGCCGCACGCCTCGAGCCGTTCCGCGAGATGGGAGATCGTGCAGAAGGCCGACTTCTCCTCGTCGTACCGCTGAACCCGGAACGACGGAACGCGGCTGATGATGGCCGTTCCCATCGGCCCGGACATCTGGACGGCGGCCTCCCGGACGATCCGGACGCAGCGCCTCTCCTTTTCGTCGTTTCCGGGTTCCATCGTTCCTCCTCCGAGCGATCGTGGCCGCGATTATGGACCGTTTTGCGACCCCGCGAGGGGATGTTTCGGTCCGGTTCGCGTGCCGCCCCGGCTCCCACCCTTGCGGGTCGGCGGGCGGCGGCTCACAATTCGAGCCTCGGAGCGCGGCTCGACCGGGCCGCGCGAAGAGCAGGGACTTCGCTCCGCCGGGAGCGCATCGAAAGGGAGCTCGCCATGACCGATCCGTCGAATCGCCGGCCGCCGTTCCCTCCTTTCACCCTCGAGACCGCGATCCAGAAAGTGCGCCTGGCCGAGGATGCGTGGAACACGCGCGAACCCGAGCGCGTGGCGCTCGCCTACTCCGTCGACAGCGTCTGGCGCAATCGCGCGGAGTTCCTCGCCGGGAGGGAGGAGATCGTGCAGTTCCTCCGGCGCAAATGGGCGAAGGAGCTCGACTATCGCCTCATCAAGGAGGTCTGGGCTTTCCACGAAGCCCGGATCGCCGTTCGGTTCGCCTACGAATGGCACGATGACGCGGGCACCTGGTTCCGGGCCTACGGCAACGAAAACTGGGAGTTCGACGAGGACGGCCTGATGAAGCGGCGTCACGCGAGCATCAACGACCTGCCGATCAAGGAATCGGAGAGGAAATACCGGTGGCCGCTCGGGCGCCGTCCCGACGGGCACCCGGGCCTGTCGGATCTCGGGCTGTGAGCGCGCGGCGGTGCGGTCGGCAGGCCGTCCCGCTTCTCCCGCGTTTCCGCGCCCGCTAGCTCTGCGCCTTCCGTACCGCTTCGAGGTCGATCGTGATGCGGACCTCGTCGCCGACGATCGTCGGATCGGCGCTGACGCCGAATTCCCTGCGGCTGAGCTTCGTCGTCGCTTCGGCGCCCTTTCGCTCGTTCCCCCGGGGGTCTTTCACGGCGTCGGTGGCCTCGACGTGGAGCGTGACGGGCTTCGTCACTCCCCGCATGGTGAGGTTCCCGGTCACATCGAACGTGTTCGGGCCGGTCGACCTGACCGCGGTCGACCGGAACGTGATCTCCGGATATTTCGCGACGTCGAAGAAGTTCGGGCTCTTCAGGTCGTCGTCCCGGCCCGAAACGCGCGTGTTCACCGTCGTCGCATCGATCGTCGCGTCGATGGTCGTCTTCGAGGGGTCCGAATCGTCGAAGAGGATCGTCCCCCGGACGTTTCCGAACTCGCCCCGAACGTTCGAGACCATCAGGTGGCGGACCGTGAACTGCGCGGCGGAATGGTTCGGGTCGATCTTCCATTCGGCGGGCGCCGCCGAGGCCCCGGCGGCAAGGAGGAGGAGAGCCGGAATTCGGAGGAATCTCACGCGTGCTCCTTTCGGGGCGACGTTAACGGAAACGAGGAACGGATCGGAGGAATTTCATCAAAACCTGACGCAACCGCATCTTCCGCGGGGAGCGCCCGGATGCGATCGTTCCGCCGTGATCGGCCGGAACGAGATCTTCAACAGCGTCACGCATCTCGCCGGTTCGGTCTTCGCCGTCGCGGGGCTCGCCGCGCTCGTCTCGACGTCGCTCCGGACGGGCGATCCGTGGAAGATCGCGAGCTTTTCGATCTACGGCGTGGCGATGGTCGCGCTGTACCTCTTCTCGACGCTCTACCATGCGATCACGGGGCCCGCCAAGCGGATCTTCCGGAAGCTCGATCACACGAGCATCTACGTGCTGATCGCCGGCACCTACGCGCCGTTCGCCCTCGTGAGCCTCCGCCGGGCCGGAGGCGCGTGGCTCCTCGCGCTCGTCTGGGCCCTCGCGGCCGCCGGGATCGCCCAGGAGTTCCTGCTGCCGCGTCGGATCCGGGCGCTGTCGGTTTCGCTGTACCTGCTCATGGGATGGCTGGCCGCGGCGTTCTTCCTGCCGCTCCTGCGGGCGATCGGCCCGCGCGGAATCGGGTGGCTGCTCGCGGGAGGTCTGCTCTATACGACCGGAGTCTTCTTCTATCTGGTCGACGAGAAGTACGCTCACAGCCACGGCGTGTTCCACCTGTTCGTGCTCGGCGGGAGCGTCCTTCATTTCGTCGCCGTGATGTTCTACGTCGCCTGACGGGAATCTGGCGCAACGCCGGACAGGCGCCGCGACTCACGGCGGCGGTCTCCGCGACGACCCCGCCGCGACGTTGACGAACGCCCGCCACTCGTTCTGCGTCCTCTGCGATTCGAAGAATCCGGAGTAGGTCGTCTTCCGGCTGTACCAGGAGTAGCTGCCGCCCACGCCCAGCGCGCCGGAGACCGGGATCCGGATCTCTCCGCGGAAGAACTCGAGTCGGTTGTTCTCCGAGACACCGTCGAGGGTGTGCGCCCAGATGACTCCGTAGCCGGCCGCGGCGATTTCGCGCGGACCGCCATACAGGCGCGCTTCCGCACGAGCTCCACCGCCCGCGCCGTAGTCGTAATTGCGGCCCGTCTGGGGGGTCGCGAAGTCCGTCGTCTGGATGCCGGCGAGCGGAACGGCGAGGACGGTGAGATCGGTCGCCGCGGCGAGCTTGCCGATCCGGTACTTCGAAAGGATGCCGCCGCTGAACGCCTGCGCCCCGACGACCTGCGCCTCGTTGTTCAGGTACTCGTATTCCTGCGAGAACCCGACGACGTGCCGCACGGCGTCCGACGGATCGGTGAGCTCCCAGCCCCGCAGGATTCCGCGCTCCTCGATCCGGGAGACCACGGCGCCTCCGGGCGTGTTCAGATCCGCCCCGACCCAGAAGGTGTCGAACGGCTTGTGGATGTCTCCCGCGAAGGGATCGCCGTAGAGGGCCGACAGGGAGAAGGTCCCCTGATCCGGCCGGGAGGCGCTCCCGCCGACGTGCCGGTATCCGAGATCGGCGGAGACGGCGAAGCTGCCGGGGTAGCGCTCGTCGGGATTCGGGAAATCGCGCGTCATGTCGCCGCGGGCGAGCCGGGAGAGCGCGCCGACCGGGTTGACGATCGCGGCCCCGAGCTCGCGCCAGAAACGCTCGCCGCCCGTCACCGTGTTGTCGAGAATGATGATCGACAGTCGGTGGGCGATCTCCCCGCGCGTCATTCCGCCGAGCGTCGTGTTCACCAGATCGTTGATCGACGGGCGCGTGTTCTCCATGCAGCATTCCCAGATGAAGCTCCCGGACAACGCGAAGAGGC encodes the following:
- a CDS encoding phospholipase D-like domain-containing protein, whose product is MGLGDRHRGPRKTLTYEVIPVLGTGPGDLALRNAAAATIDVRIPRQVEDGIGTYFNRAVVSSQSFSSEFGKAPSGKKLEAAMDWLANGMQEAIPDFLETASDLEAAIYHLTDRRWVMPALQKFREAGGRGDLVYYLKPTDDASKAAADMLAGAKFAVHPRTKANIMHDKFIVRRQSGKPQAVLAGSANFTPEAITAQANVLHTFASPELARLYAAREELLRGDPTLAAIAPDGEWSKTIPVEKAKIRVFFSPESGRTSIDAVVKAVEGAKSSVIFCLFSPTDAPLLDALLAAGDEGKIMYGLLNSIADPTKKRKTEDPTKAGKEASPAAQVQVTVFNRSRKDRKVVAYNYFRPGSAPAGFLPEFSAIDTSAWSTNPPPKGAGKKGGGGTPAVHVHHKFLVIDADTDSPTIYTGSANMSNNSLHNNDENLLEIKDAPALAGAYFAEFMRLYGHYRARALWNQEHPPATGAAATAPKKKTGETLVLKRTRQAWAGKAYQAGTPEFLSRTRLA
- a CDS encoding nuclear transport factor 2 family protein, whose protein sequence is MTDPSNRRPPFPPFTLETAIQKVRLAEDAWNTREPERVALAYSVDSVWRNRAEFLAGREEIVQFLRRKWAKELDYRLIKEVWAFHEARIAVRFAYEWHDDAGTWFRAYGNENWEFDEDGLMKRRHASINDLPIKESERKYRWPLGRRPDGHPGLSDLGL
- a CDS encoding YceI family protein — its product is MRFLRIPALLLLAAGASAAPAEWKIDPNHSAAQFTVRHLMVSNVRGEFGNVRGTILFDDSDPSKTTIDATIDATTVNTRVSGRDDDLKSPNFFDVAKYPEITFRSTAVRSTGPNTFDVTGNLTMRGVTKPVTLHVEATDAVKDPRGNERKGAEATTKLSRREFGVSADPTIVGDEVRITIDLEAVRKAQS
- a CDS encoding hemolysin III family protein produces the protein MGRNEIFNSVTHLAGSVFAVAGLAALVSTSLRTGDPWKIASFSIYGVAMVALYLFSTLYHAITGPAKRIFRKLDHTSIYVLIAGTYAPFALVSLRRAGGAWLLALVWALAAAGIAQEFLLPRRIRALSVSLYLLMGWLAAAFFLPLLRAIGPRGIGWLLAGGLLYTTGVFFYLVDEKYAHSHGVFHLFVLGGSVLHFVAVMFYVA
- a CDS encoding DUF3943 domain-containing protein, with protein sequence MSAAAALVFSTASPSASADDGARRARSLFQGGCETISLLPQPAEPCEWLAQVPAETVPPAPSAAPRPSDSPEPRQKHFWTAAGEMALLEAGPWAFDRYVLDEEFARISWHTVSENFKSGFGYDSDTFNVNQSSHPYHGSLFFEAGRSNGYSYWESGLFALSGSFIWECCMENTRPSINDLVNTTLGGMTRGEIAHRLSIIILDNTVTGGERFWRELGAAIVNPVGALSRLARGDMTRDFPNPDERYPGSFAVSADLGYRHVGGSASRPDQGTFSLSALYGDPFAGDIHKPFDTFWVGADLNTPGGAVVSRIEERGILRGWELTDPSDAVRHVVGFSQEYEYLNNEAQVVGAQAFSGGILSKYRIGKLAAATDLTVLAVPLAGIQTTDFATPQTGRNYDYGAGGGARAEARLYGGPREIAAAGYGVIWAHTLDGVSENNRLEFFRGEIRIPVSGALGVGGSYSWYSRKTTYSGFFESQRTQNEWRAFVNVAAGSSRRPPP